A genomic region of Mesorhizobium sp. NZP2077 contains the following coding sequences:
- the ccoO gene encoding cytochrome-c oxidase, cbb3-type subunit II, whose amino-acid sequence MGLMDKHAIIEKNATLLLVGSLLVVTVGGIVEIAPLFYLDNTIEKVEGMRPYSPLELAGRNIYVREGCYLCHSQMIRPFRDEVERYGHYSLAAESMYDHPFQWGSKRTGPDLARVGDRYSNAWHVAHLSDPRSVVPESIMPSYAFLKDAPIEVKDFSTHLVANARVGVPYSDDMIAHANADLMAQADPNADASGVEKRYPKAKVGDLDGNPQQVTEMDALVAYLQMLGTLVDFKTYDDAAGYR is encoded by the coding sequence ATGGGCTTGATGGACAAACACGCGATCATCGAGAAGAACGCCACGCTTCTTCTCGTTGGCTCTCTTCTTGTCGTGACCGTCGGCGGCATCGTCGAGATTGCGCCGCTCTTCTATCTCGACAACACGATCGAGAAAGTCGAAGGCATGCGGCCCTACTCGCCACTGGAACTCGCCGGACGCAACATCTATGTGCGCGAGGGCTGCTACCTCTGCCACAGCCAGATGATCAGGCCTTTCCGGGACGAGGTCGAGCGCTACGGCCACTACAGCCTGGCCGCCGAGTCGATGTACGATCATCCCTTCCAATGGGGATCGAAGCGCACCGGTCCCGATCTCGCCCGGGTCGGTGACCGCTATTCGAACGCATGGCACGTCGCACATCTTTCCGATCCACGTTCCGTGGTGCCGGAATCGATCATGCCGAGCTATGCGTTCCTTAAGGACGCTCCGATCGAGGTGAAGGACTTCTCGACGCATCTGGTTGCGAACGCGCGTGTTGGCGTCCCGTACTCCGATGACATGATCGCGCACGCCAATGCCGATCTGATGGCCCAGGCCGACCCGAATGCCGATGCCTCCGGCGTCGAGAAACGCTATCCGAAAGCCAAAGTCGGTGATCTGGACGGCAATCCGCAGCAGGTGACCGAGATGGATGCCCTCGTCGCCTATCTGCAAATGCTGGGAACACTGGTCGATTTCAAGACCTATGACGATGCAGCCGGCTACCGCTGA
- the ccoN gene encoding cytochrome-c oxidase, cbb3-type subunit I produces the protein MKFGTEIVVLSLFAFAALVAAGFGVEGPFRQHMGVLFVAVAGFTAILLRNTDFKPAAPIDTSAYMDGPIRYGAIATVFWGVVGMLVGVIIALQLAYPHLNIQPWFNFGRLRPLHTSGVVFAFGGNALLCTSLYVVQRTCHARLFGGKLAWFVFWGYQLFIVMAATGYLLGITEAREYAEPEWYVDLWLTIVWVAYLILFLGTILKRKEPHIYVANWFYLSFIVTIAMLHVVNNLSMPASFLGSKSYSAFSGVQDALTQWWYGHNAVGFFLTAGFLGMMYYFVPKQANRPVYSYRLSIVHFWAIIFLYIWAGPHHLHYTALPDWAQTLGMAFSIMLWMPSWGGMINGLMTLSGAWDKLRTDPIIRMMVMAVAFYGMSTFEGPIMSIKTVNSLSHYTDWTIGHVHSGALGWVGMISFGAIYYMVPKLWNRERLYSLRLVTWHFWLATLGIVVYAAVMWVSGIMQGLMWREYDEQGFLVYSFAETVAAMHPFYVMRAIGGAMYLTGALLMAWNVTMTILGHQREEQPMPGSEPALRPAE, from the coding sequence ATGAAATTCGGCACGGAGATCGTCGTTCTAAGCCTGTTTGCTTTTGCGGCCCTGGTGGCTGCCGGCTTCGGCGTAGAAGGACCTTTTCGCCAGCATATGGGGGTTTTGTTCGTCGCCGTGGCTGGCTTTACCGCGATCCTGCTGCGCAACACAGATTTCAAGCCGGCGGCTCCGATCGACACCTCCGCCTACATGGATGGCCCGATCCGCTACGGAGCCATTGCAACGGTATTCTGGGGCGTCGTCGGCATGCTCGTCGGTGTGATCATTGCCCTGCAGCTGGCATACCCTCACCTCAACATCCAACCCTGGTTCAATTTCGGCCGGCTGCGGCCGCTGCACACATCCGGCGTCGTCTTCGCCTTCGGCGGCAACGCTTTGCTTTGCACGTCTCTCTATGTCGTGCAGCGCACGTGCCACGCCCGGCTGTTTGGCGGCAAACTGGCCTGGTTTGTGTTCTGGGGTTACCAGCTGTTCATTGTCATGGCCGCGACCGGCTACCTGCTCGGCATCACCGAAGCCCGCGAATACGCCGAACCCGAATGGTATGTGGATCTCTGGCTGACCATCGTCTGGGTCGCCTATCTCATCCTGTTCCTCGGCACGATCCTGAAGCGCAAGGAACCGCATATCTACGTCGCCAACTGGTTCTACCTGTCCTTCATCGTGACAATCGCGATGCTGCATGTGGTCAACAATCTGTCGATGCCGGCGTCGTTCCTGGGCTCGAAGAGCTACTCCGCCTTCTCCGGCGTCCAGGACGCCTTGACGCAATGGTGGTATGGCCACAACGCGGTCGGCTTCTTCCTCACCGCCGGGTTCCTCGGCATGATGTATTATTTCGTGCCCAAGCAGGCGAACCGGCCGGTCTATTCCTACCGCCTGTCGATCGTCCACTTCTGGGCGATCATCTTTCTCTACATCTGGGCCGGCCCGCACCACCTGCATTACACCGCCTTACCCGACTGGGCGCAGACGCTCGGCATGGCGTTCTCGATCATGCTGTGGATGCCGTCATGGGGCGGTATGATCAATGGCCTGATGACGCTGTCTGGCGCCTGGGACAAGCTGCGCACCGATCCGATCATCCGCATGATGGTGATGGCAGTCGCCTTCTACGGCATGTCGACCTTCGAAGGTCCGATTATGTCGATCAAGACGGTCAATTCGCTGTCGCACTACACGGACTGGACCATCGGTCATGTCCATTCCGGCGCGCTCGGCTGGGTTGGCATGATCTCGTTCGGCGCAATCTACTACATGGTGCCGAAACTGTGGAACCGTGAACGTCTCTATTCGCTGCGGCTCGTCACCTGGCACTTCTGGCTGGCGACGCTCGGAATCGTCGTCTACGCCGCGGTGATGTGGGTTTCCGGCATCATGCAGGGCTTGATGTGGCGCGAATACGACGAGCAGGGTTTCCTCGTCTACTCCTTCGCCGAAACCGTCGCCGCCATGCATCCCTTCTACGTCATGCGCGCCATCGGCGGTGCGATGTACCTCACCGGCGCCCTGCTCATGGCCTGGAACGTGACCATGACCATTCTTGGCCACCAGCGCGAAGAGCAACCAATGCCAGGTTCCGAGCCCGCCCTCCGGCCTGCCGAATAG
- a CDS encoding hemerythrin domain-containing protein — protein sequence MNKETQHGPTRSWTSAAFSRQAGTEAIPGEVMKLAHREKLELCFSLESIADALPNVDRLKCLGTAKKIVPLLRDIHGFEERVIFPAYEAHLTPAEAKLASTSRLRIEHLEDQCFAGEVAETLLAIGHGDPIESAEAVGFMLRGFFEGLRRHIAFEREHVLPRIVISDEGPDA from the coding sequence TTGAACAAGGAAACGCAGCACGGGCCAACCCGCTCATGGACAAGTGCGGCTTTCTCGCGCCAGGCCGGGACAGAGGCGATTCCGGGCGAGGTCATGAAGCTTGCCCATCGGGAAAAGCTGGAGCTCTGCTTCTCGCTGGAAAGCATTGCCGATGCACTGCCGAACGTCGACCGCCTCAAATGTCTTGGAACGGCCAAGAAGATCGTTCCGCTGCTCCGTGACATTCATGGGTTTGAGGAGAGGGTGATTTTCCCTGCGTATGAGGCGCACTTGACCCCGGCCGAGGCCAAACTTGCCTCTACCAGCCGGTTGCGCATCGAGCACCTTGAGGATCAATGCTTCGCTGGCGAGGTGGCCGAAACGCTCCTAGCGATCGGTCATGGTGATCCGATAGAGAGCGCGGAAGCTGTCGGATTCATGCTACGCGGCTTCTTCGAAGGCTTGCGGCGACACATCGCTTTCGAACGCGAGCATGTCCTGCCGCGGATCGTAATAAGCGACGAAGGCCCCGACGCTTAG
- a CDS encoding Crp/Fnr family transcriptional regulator: MTVRQDIHSSGIPVLCLSCAARLRGVCAALDPNHLVGLAKTSSRHKLEPGVELIADAEAVDSYSNLLSGVVKLTKCLSDGRQQIVGLRFAPDFLGRPFKVKSTINVEAATSVSLCSFPKAAVERIMKESPGLKHRLLKQTLDELDEALEWMVTLGRKTAPEKVASFLLMIARNMDSSIDPAAGSACFDLPLTRADISDFLGLTNETVSRQLTRLRADGVIRIENKRHVTVDSMSRLEQRCGGRGARQPAFE, from the coding sequence ATGACAGTACGGCAAGACATTCACAGTTCCGGCATTCCCGTTCTTTGCCTGTCTTGCGCAGCACGACTTCGCGGCGTCTGCGCTGCGCTCGATCCAAACCATTTGGTTGGGCTCGCCAAAACTTCGTCGCGGCACAAGCTCGAGCCGGGGGTCGAACTGATCGCCGACGCCGAGGCCGTCGACAGCTATTCAAACTTGCTTTCAGGCGTTGTGAAGCTGACGAAGTGCCTTTCGGACGGCCGCCAGCAGATTGTCGGTCTTCGGTTCGCACCGGATTTTCTGGGACGGCCCTTCAAGGTGAAAAGCACGATCAATGTGGAAGCAGCAACCTCCGTCTCGCTGTGCTCGTTTCCGAAGGCGGCCGTTGAACGGATAATGAAGGAATCACCGGGACTCAAGCATCGCCTGCTCAAGCAGACGCTGGACGAACTCGACGAGGCACTTGAATGGATGGTGACTCTCGGGCGCAAGACCGCGCCGGAGAAGGTGGCGAGCTTTCTCCTCATGATCGCCCGGAATATGGATTCCAGTATCGACCCGGCGGCTGGGTCGGCATGCTTCGATCTGCCGCTGACACGTGCCGACATCTCTGATTTCCTTGGACTGACGAACGAGACCGTGAGCCGCCAGCTTACGCGATTGCGGGCTGACGGCGTGATCCGGATCGAGAACAAACGCCATGTAACGGTCGACAGCATGAGCCGGCTGGAGCAGCGCTGCGGCGGCCGAGGCGCGCGGCAACCGGCCTTTGAATGA
- the hemN gene encoding oxygen-independent coproporphyrinogen III oxidase, protein MRPELAARLGENVPRYTSYPTAPHFHPGVDADVYRSWVKALESGDEVSLYLHIPYCDRLCWFCACHTKQTRRYEPVASYLRSLHAEIATVAGLVGGKAHVRAVHFGGGSPTMLKPEDMIALGTVLRDSFDFLADAKISVEIEPNDMDEARLDTLAEIGMARASLGVQDFDPKVQKAINREQSFLQTKAVVDGIRSRGVGSVNLDLLYGLPHQTRESVCSTVAQALTLEPDRMALFGYAHVPWFKKHQTMIDEAWLPGPAERFAQWQIAARLIMGAGYEAIGIDHFAKPDDALAVSARAGTIRRNFQGYTEDRCETLIGLGPSSISRFRQGYSQNMPSTAEYGRMVEGGHLATVRGIAFSEDDRVRGWIIERLMCDFGFSAADLVERFGEAGQKLLFQASSIAIGDPARPLELQGDSYVVSAESRPFVRSIAAKFDKYFESGTARHSVAV, encoded by the coding sequence ATGAGACCGGAATTAGCTGCCAGGCTTGGCGAGAACGTCCCGCGTTATACCAGTTACCCGACCGCGCCGCATTTCCATCCTGGCGTCGACGCTGATGTCTATCGAAGCTGGGTGAAGGCGCTCGAAAGCGGTGACGAGGTCTCGCTCTACCTGCACATCCCTTATTGCGACCGGCTGTGCTGGTTCTGTGCGTGCCATACAAAGCAGACCCGCCGCTACGAGCCGGTGGCTTCGTATCTCCGCTCGCTTCACGCGGAGATCGCGACTGTCGCCGGTCTTGTCGGCGGCAAGGCCCATGTCCGCGCCGTGCATTTCGGCGGCGGCTCGCCGACCATGCTGAAGCCCGAGGATATGATAGCCTTGGGAACTGTCCTGCGGGATAGCTTCGATTTTCTTGCCGATGCGAAGATCAGCGTCGAAATCGAACCCAACGACATGGACGAAGCCCGCCTTGATACACTTGCCGAGATCGGCATGGCGCGGGCGAGCCTCGGCGTTCAGGATTTCGATCCGAAGGTGCAGAAGGCGATCAACCGCGAGCAGAGCTTTTTGCAGACCAAGGCGGTTGTCGACGGCATTCGCTCTCGCGGCGTAGGGTCCGTGAACCTCGATTTGCTTTACGGCCTGCCGCATCAGACCAGGGAGAGCGTCTGTTCCACCGTGGCGCAGGCGCTGACTCTGGAGCCGGACCGGATGGCGCTGTTCGGCTACGCGCATGTGCCCTGGTTCAAGAAGCATCAGACTATGATCGACGAGGCATGGTTGCCGGGTCCGGCCGAACGGTTCGCTCAGTGGCAAATTGCCGCCCGTCTGATCATGGGCGCCGGATACGAGGCGATTGGAATAGACCATTTCGCCAAGCCGGATGATGCGCTTGCAGTCTCGGCTCGCGCGGGAACGATCCGCCGCAATTTCCAGGGCTACACCGAGGATCGCTGCGAAACACTGATCGGGCTCGGGCCGTCATCGATCAGCCGGTTTCGACAGGGCTATTCGCAGAACATGCCGTCGACAGCCGAATATGGACGCATGGTCGAGGGGGGACATCTGGCCACGGTCCGCGGCATCGCGTTTTCCGAAGATGACCGTGTTCGCGGCTGGATCATCGAGCGCTTGATGTGCGATTTCGGCTTTTCAGCAGCCGATCTGGTGGAACGCTTCGGGGAAGCCGGACAAAAGCTTCTTTTCCAAGCAAGCTCCATCGCCATTGGCGACCCTGCTCGACCGCTTGAACTCCAAGGTGACAGTTACGTCGTATCGGCGGAAAGTCGTCCCTTTGTAAGGAGCATTGCAGCGAAGTTCGACAAATATTTCGAAAGTGGAACGGCCAGGCACTCAGTGGCAGTCTGA
- a CDS encoding DUF2274 domain-containing protein yields the protein MADLKLGKLPDRTPSKMTITVSADLNQALKDYAALYRQTYGESETVAELIPFMLAGFLEGDRAFAKARKESLPAGMSEKSRRVSGSDSE from the coding sequence ATGGCAGATCTGAAACTTGGAAAGCTTCCAGACCGGACACCTTCGAAGATGACCATCACCGTTAGCGCGGACCTGAACCAAGCACTCAAGGACTATGCGGCGCTTTACCGCCAGACCTATGGCGAGTCTGAAACGGTAGCGGAACTCATACCTTTCATGCTGGCAGGGTTTCTGGAAGGTGACAGAGCGTTTGCCAAGGCCAGAAAGGAAAGCTTGCCCGCCGGCATGTCAGAGAAATCGCGACGCGTGTCAGGTTCAGATTCCGAGTAA
- a CDS encoding TrbI/VirB10 family protein, whose protein sequence is MTDTSRSDAPPKLDPEQLQLRASPRRAVRFRRGVIVAIAAVGSGAILGVTMMALQGPARRIKHQAEDRYNTERKPPAEGLEALPKDYAGIMPKAPVLGPPLPGDLGRPILERQRQLGIAPGQDVSAEEQRLAQQAIEARESQVLFRIDNRPRQTDVAGGGPSAQQPSEALPQSGATRVSASVAPAEGDQNNQQRKLDFVSQRNTSGIYNPQALQTPASPYQLMAGSVIAASLVTGINSDLPGLVVAQVTENVHDTVTGSIVLIPQGSRLIGTYDSVVAFGQRRALLVWQRIILPDGSSIEIDNLPATDTAGYAGLEDKVDFHTWQLIKGVALATLLGVGTELSFGENESDLVKAIRESTQQNISQAGQRITEKNLNIQPTIIVRPGWPLRVIVHKDLVLRPYPT, encoded by the coding sequence ATGACCGATACTTCCCGATCCGATGCGCCGCCGAAACTCGATCCCGAGCAGCTGCAATTGCGAGCCTCGCCCCGCCGCGCTGTCCGATTCAGGCGCGGTGTGATCGTCGCCATCGCTGCAGTCGGATCCGGTGCCATTCTGGGCGTCACGATGATGGCGCTTCAAGGACCGGCACGGCGTATCAAGCACCAGGCAGAGGACCGCTATAACACCGAGCGCAAGCCACCCGCCGAGGGACTAGAAGCGCTTCCCAAGGACTATGCCGGGATCATGCCGAAGGCCCCTGTGCTCGGACCGCCACTGCCCGGCGACCTCGGTCGCCCCATCCTTGAACGCCAACGTCAGCTCGGCATCGCGCCAGGGCAGGATGTCTCCGCCGAGGAGCAGCGCCTTGCCCAGCAAGCAATTGAGGCGCGCGAGTCGCAAGTCTTGTTCCGGATCGACAATCGACCCAGACAGACAGATGTCGCCGGCGGCGGGCCGAGTGCGCAGCAGCCGTCTGAGGCGCTTCCGCAATCCGGAGCGACGCGCGTGTCAGCTTCCGTTGCCCCAGCCGAGGGTGACCAGAACAACCAACAGCGCAAGCTCGATTTTGTCAGTCAGCGAAACACAAGCGGGATCTACAATCCGCAAGCGCTGCAGACGCCGGCCTCGCCCTACCAACTGATGGCCGGCAGCGTGATCGCGGCCAGTCTCGTCACCGGCATAAATTCCGACTTGCCTGGCCTTGTCGTCGCGCAGGTCACCGAGAATGTGCACGACACAGTCACCGGCAGCATTGTGCTCATTCCGCAAGGCTCACGCCTCATCGGCACTTATGACAGCGTCGTGGCTTTTGGGCAGAGGCGCGCATTGCTGGTCTGGCAGCGAATAATCCTGCCCGACGGTTCCTCGATCGAAATCGACAATCTGCCAGCGACGGATACTGCCGGCTATGCCGGGCTTGAGGACAAGGTCGATTTTCACACCTGGCAGCTGATCAAGGGAGTTGCTCTAGCGACGCTACTGGGCGTTGGTACCGAGTTGAGCTTTGGGGAAAACGAAAGCGACCTAGTTAAGGCGATCCGGGAATCCACTCAGCAAAACATCAGTCAAGCCGGCCAGCGCATCACCGAAAAGAACCTGAATATTCAACCCACCATTATCGTCCGACCCGGTTGGCCCCTACGCGTGATTGTACACAAGGATCTTGTGCTGCGCCCATACCCGACTTGA
- the trbG gene encoding P-type conjugative transfer protein TrbG, producing the protein MKNRMSSVRAALILSASTAVLSACASKPVPPPEISYDAADFKPAAIEKPPEKPVKIVEVPKPLPLPGQLQPDPGRVADDKRSPEERVSDANKAATQQPTRYGYVNAVQVYPFADGALYQLYAAPERVTDIALQPGEKLTAVSAGDTVRWVIGDTVSGTGDNQRTHVLVKPFAPGLNTNLVITTERRTYHLQLQSTEKTSMAAISWTYSEDQIIALRQRNAQAEAAMPVASNVALENIRFRYSITGDTPPWRPTRAFDDGSKVYIEFPRRIDQGEAPPLFIVGADGDSQLVNYRMRGNYYIVDRLFGAAELRLGSKQQQVVRITRTDGRQPPRRIPLFARPSR; encoded by the coding sequence ATGAAGAATAGAATGTCGTCGGTCCGTGCCGCGCTGATCCTGTCGGCCTCTACAGCAGTCCTCTCCGCCTGCGCGTCGAAGCCGGTACCGCCGCCTGAGATTTCCTATGATGCTGCCGATTTCAAACCAGCCGCAATCGAGAAGCCGCCGGAGAAGCCGGTCAAGATAGTCGAAGTGCCAAAGCCGCTGCCGTTGCCAGGTCAGCTACAGCCCGATCCGGGCAGGGTGGCCGATGACAAGCGCTCTCCTGAAGAACGGGTCTCCGATGCCAATAAAGCAGCGACGCAGCAACCCACCAGGTATGGGTACGTGAATGCGGTTCAGGTCTATCCATTCGCCGATGGCGCACTCTATCAGCTCTATGCCGCGCCGGAGCGCGTTACCGATATCGCACTCCAGCCGGGCGAGAAGCTAACAGCCGTGTCGGCCGGCGACACGGTGCGTTGGGTGATCGGCGATACCGTCAGCGGCACCGGTGACAATCAGCGCACCCATGTGCTGGTAAAACCCTTCGCGCCGGGACTTAACACAAATCTGGTGATCACCACGGAACGACGCACCTACCATTTGCAGCTTCAAAGCACCGAGAAGACCTCAATGGCGGCGATCTCCTGGACCTATAGCGAGGACCAGATCATCGCGCTACGCCAGCGCAACGCCCAAGCCGAGGCTGCCATGCCGGTAGCGTCGAATGTGGCGCTCGAGAATATCCGCTTTCGGTATTCAATCACCGGCGACACACCACCCTGGAGGCCGACGCGCGCTTTCGACGATGGCAGCAAGGTCTATATCGAATTCCCCCGTCGCATTGATCAGGGCGAAGCGCCTCCTCTCTTCATCGTCGGTGCCGATGGGGACAGCCAGCTCGTCAATTATCGCATGCGCGGCAACTACTACATCGTCGATCGCCTCTTTGGCGCTGCAGAACTGCGTCTAGGCAGCAAGCAGCAGCAGGTGGTGCGCATCACCAGGACTGACGGCCGGCAACCGCCGCGGCGGATTCCGCTCTTTGCGCGGCCCAGCAGGTGA
- the trbF gene encoding conjugal transfer protein TrbF — protein sequence MLFKRPIQRYGKTPEPVTPYQKAAQLWDERIGSSRVQARNWRFMALGCLTLAAGLSAGLVWQSMQSRVVPYVVEVDGFGEARAVAPAVRDYEPSDAQIAWHLGRFIQNVRSVSTDPVLVRQNWLSAYDFATDRAALFLNEYAKANDPFGQIGTRSVSVQVTSVVRASDSSFQVKWAEQVFERGSLASTTRWTAILTIVIRPPSNTDQLRNNPLGVFINAIDWSRELDSAAPTSVSPKGVHQ from the coding sequence ATGCTATTCAAGCGACCCATTCAACGTTACGGCAAGACGCCCGAGCCGGTCACGCCGTATCAGAAGGCCGCGCAGCTCTGGGACGAGCGCATCGGCTCATCTCGAGTGCAGGCCCGCAACTGGCGGTTCATGGCTCTTGGCTGTCTGACCTTGGCGGCCGGACTTTCCGCCGGACTCGTGTGGCAGTCGATGCAGAGCCGCGTCGTGCCTTACGTCGTCGAGGTCGACGGCTTCGGCGAGGCACGCGCCGTTGCGCCGGCAGTCCGGGACTACGAGCCCTCCGATGCCCAGATCGCGTGGCATCTCGGCCGCTTCATTCAGAATGTCCGTTCCGTTTCCACCGATCCGGTGCTGGTGCGGCAGAACTGGCTTTCGGCCTATGACTTCGCCACGGACCGCGCGGCGCTCTTTCTCAACGAGTACGCCAAGGCGAACGATCCTTTCGGCCAGATCGGCACACGCAGCGTGTCGGTGCAAGTGACCAGCGTGGTCAGGGCTTCCGACAGCTCGTTCCAGGTCAAATGGGCCGAGCAGGTTTTTGAGCGCGGCAGCCTTGCCAGCACGACGCGCTGGACCGCGATCCTCACCATCGTGATCCGCCCGCCAAGCAATACTGACCAACTGCGCAACAACCCGCTCGGCGTCTTCATCAATGCGATCGACTGGTCGCGCGAGCTCGACAGTGCTGCGCCGACGTCCGTTTCCCCAAAAGGAGTCCACCAATGA